In uncultured Desulfovibrio sp., the genomic stretch TTCCACGGCCATGTTGGCCCAGCCGCCCAGCACCTTCTGGCAGGAGGCCGCCTGTTCGCGGGCCGAACCGTCGCCGGGCTTTACGGCAAAGATTGTGGAGCCAAGGCCCACCTGCTTGAGGTCGGCTGCGCCCTGCAATACATCAAGACCGCACACGGCAAAGAGCCCCCGCGCCTTGGCAAGCAACTCCGCATTGGCGGGATTGGCGAGGCGGGCGGCTTCCATGGCGTTAACAGCCTTGGCGCGTCCCACATAGCCGGGATCCTTGCGGGAAAGCGTGTATTCCGCCAGCTTGAGCGGATTGGAACGCAATGACGAAGTTTCGCCGGAGGGGATCAGCTCGTCCGTGGTGGTGACCGGGTCGGTGATCACGCTTACCACCTGCAAGAGCAGATGTTCGGGCAGGGGGCTCATGCTCGGCCAGTCGGCAATGTTGGGGCCGCGCACGAGCTGGGCTTCGGGTTCCGCCTTGCCAAAGCCGTTGTACACGCGGCTGTGGTAGATGAGCGGCTCAAAGGAGTAGGAAAGATCGACATTGGCCAGCGTGGGCGCAGACCAGTCAAGCTCGGTTGCCGGGGTAAGGCGGCCGCCATTGGCCGCAGTGGCGGCGATGGAGCGGGCGTCCATGAGGGCCACCGTGGAAACCTGCCCGTTGGAAGGCTTGGAGCCTTCGCGGTTGGGGAAGTTGCGGGTGGTGTGGCGGATGGAGAGCGCCCCGTGGGCCGGGGTATCGCCAGCGCCGAAACAGGGGCCGCAGAAGGCCGTCTTCATCACCGCGCCTGCAAGCATAAGTTTGGCGGTTGCGCCGTTTTTGACGAGCGCAAGGCCCTGCGGTTCGCTGGCGGGGTACACGGCCAGATTGAAGGCCTGATTGCCCGTGGATTTGCCGTCCAGGATGGCGGCAGCCAGGGCGATATTTTCAAAATTGCCGCCAGCGCAGCCAGCAATAATGCCCTGATCCACCCACACGCCGCCATCGCGCACCTTGGCGCGCATGTTCAGACCCTTGGCCGCATCGCCAAACTGGCGTTGGGCTTCGGCTTCCACTTCGGCCAGCAGTTCGGCCCCGTGCTTGGCAACTTCGGCCACGGGGTACACGTTGCTGGGGTGGAAGGGCAGGGCGATCATGGGCACAATCCTGCTCAGATCAACGCGGATAAGGCCATCGTAGCAAGCCGGGCCTTCAAGCCTCAGCTCGGCGTAGTCGCCCGCGCGGCCGTGCATGGTCATGTAGTCGCGCACCTTTTCGTCCGTGGTCCAGATGGACGACAGACAGGTGGTTTCCGTGGTCATGACGTCAATGCCGCAGCGGTATTCCACGGAAAGACCCGCCACGCCGGGGCCCATGAATTCCATGACCTTGTTCTTCACAAAGCCGTTTTTGAACACCGCGCCAATGATGGCAAGGGCCACGTCCTGCGGGCCAACACCGGGGCGGGGCGTGCCTTCAAGCCACACAGCCACCTTTTGCGGGTTGGTCACATCGTAGGTCTTGCCAAGCAGCTGCTTGACCAGTTCCGGCCCGCCTTCGCCAATGGCCATTACGCCCAGCGCGCCGTAGCGGGTGTGGCTGTCTGATCCAAGGATCATGCCGCCGCACTTGGTCATCATTTCGCGCACATACTGGTGGATGACCGCCAGATGCGGGGGCACAAAGATGCCGCCGTACTTGCGGGCAGCGGAAAGACCGAAGAGATGGTCGTCTTCATTGATGGTGCCGCCCACGGCGCACAGGCTGTTGTGGCAGTTGGTCAGCGCGTATGGGACAGGGAATTCCTTGAGTCCGCTGGCGCGGGCCGTCTGCACAATACCCACATAGGTGATGTCGTGCGAGGCCATGGCGTCAAAACGGATGCGCAGCACGTTGTCGTCCGTGCCGGTATTGTGCGCCGCCAGAATGCGGGCGGAAAGACTGTTTTTGCGGGCGGCTTCGATATCCACGCCCTTGGCGCGGGCTTCTTCAGCCATGCTTATGCCGTTGGCGTCAATCACCACAGAACTGTTCACAATTTCGATCATGGCAGACCTTCAGGGGTTTGCGGGTCGCTGGCGCGACGCGGGTTAGCGAGCTTGCGCCGTGGCCAGTTTGAGGCCAAAGGCTATGAACACAAGGCCAGTGCAGCGCTGCATCCACTTCTGAAAACGGCTGTTCTCAAAGATGTGCCGGATGCGGCCCAACATATAGGCCAGCGGCACATACCAGAACAGACACAGTCCAGACATGATGCTGCCCAGGGTGAGAAACTGCGGGGCAAGCGGTGCGTGGGGATCCATGAACTGGGGGAGAAAAGTCAGAAAAATCAGCACAGCCTTGGGATTCAGCGCATTGGTCAGAAAGCCCTGGCCGAAGAAGTGCAGCCATTGGCGCAACGTCAGACGTTGCACTGACCGGGCGGGATTCGGCTCCTGCGCCGTTTTAACTACCGCCGCGCTTACAGGCTGGCCAGCACGTTGCCCGGCGCGTATGGCCTGAATGCCCAGCCACACCAGATAGGCCGCGCCCACATATTTGAGGATGCTGAACCACAGCACGGACTGGGCGATGATGGCCGAAATGCCCAGCATGGCTGCCGTGGTGTGCACACAGATGCCAAGGGCCACGCCCACTGCCGCGGCCTGCCCCTGCGGGCGACCATTCATGAGCGAAATTTTGGCAATAAGCGCAAAATCCGGCCCCGGCAACATTACCAGAATGGCGGCCATGGGCACAAAGAGCAGCAGAGTATCCAGTGAAATCATGGTGTAGTCCTTCATTCAAGCCAGAGCAGGAGAAATAAAAGGAGTACCTTGCGGTTGCGCCCGTCAGTCGGTTGACCTCCGAACAGAGCCGTAAAGACACTCCTTTTCTTCATATTCTACCTTCAAGAATATGCATCTGGCCGGGCAATTGGCCGTATGACTAGCCATGCAGCTGGCCCGCGCAGCATGCAGAAGTAAAGCCCGTAACCTTTCGGCCACGGGCTAACATATCTCTACAGATTTGCACCTATGATTTCGCCGAACTCCACGCAGCCCACAGTGCGCGAACCGGGCACCTGAGCGGCGAGGTCTTCGGTCACGGCCTTGGCGGCAATGGCCTTGCTCACGGCATTGCGGATGCGCTCGGCTGCCTTGGGCACGCCGATGTGTTCAAGCATCAGCGCGCCGCACAAAATGACGCTGCCGGGGTTGGCCTTGTCCTTGCCCGCAATGGTGGGGGCAGTGCCGTGGGTGGCTTCGTAAAAGGCCAGGGTGTCCGACATGTTGACGCCGGGGGCCAGCCCAAGGCCGCCCACCTGCGCCGCCAGCGCGTCAGAGATGTAGTCGCCGTTGAGGTTGGGCGTGGCAAGAATCTGGTACTGCTCGGGGCGCAGCAGGGCCTCCTGGAACATGGCGTCTGCAATGCGGTCTTTGACCACCAGACGACCAGCCACGGGTTCTTTTTCCGTGCAGGTCAGGTCGCCAAATTCCTGCGCGGCCACATCGTAGCCCCACTGGCGGAAGGCGCCTTCAGTGAACTTCATGATATTGCCCTTGTGCACAAGGGTGAGGCTCTGCTGCTTCTGGTCCAGGGCAAAGCGAAGGGCGCGACGCACCAGACGCTTGGAGCCAGCCTCGGTCATGGGTTTGATGCCCACTGCGGCGGTATCGTCCACCTTGTTCACGCCCAGTTCCTCGCGCAAAAAGGTGATAAGCTTGCGGGCCTCGGGGGTCCCGGCGGCAAATTCCACACCGGCGTAAACGTCTTCGGTATTTTCGCGGAAAATGACCATGTTGACGCGCTCGGGGTGTTTGACGGGAGTTTCAAGCCCTTCAAAGTGACGCACCGGGCGGATGCATGCGTAGAGATCAAGCCCCTGGCGCAAAGCCACGTTGAGGCTGCGGATACCCGTGCCCACGGGGGTGCCGAGGGGGCCCTTCATGGCAAGCTCTGCGCTACGCAGGGTCTGCATGGTTTCTTCCGGCAGGGGAGAGCCAGTTTCTTTCACGGCCTTGTCGCCCGCCAGCAGCTCTGTCCACTCCAGATTGATGCCGGTATTTTCGGCAGCAAGGGCAGCTTCAATGACAGGGCGCGCGGCCTTCCAGATTTCGGGGCCAATGCCATCGCCTTCGATCCAGTAGATTCTCTTGTTCATGGAATTTCCTTACCTTAGTCGTTGTCGCTGTCGTCTGCTGCCGCCACTTCCTGCTGGAGCGCACGCGCGCGTTTGAGGAGCAGTTCAAGCTGGATGTCCACGCCAATGACGCCCACGATGTTGTCCTTGTCATCCGTCACCGCGCATGAAACGGTGATGATGAGCTTGCTCGTGAAGTGCGACTGGTACACATCCATGATGTGCAGGTCGCCGGTTTTCATGGGCATCTTGAACCATTCGCGCTCCGAAAAATCGTAGCCGATGGGCAGAGCCTCGTAGGTTTCCTTGTAGACCGGGTCGGTAATGGCCGAGCAGCGCAGCTTGCCCTGGTCGTCTGTGAGGTAGCAATACTGGATAAAGGGGAATTCGCGCACAAATTCGTCAAGCCGCGCGCAGGCATGCTTGCTGAGATCCAGCAGATCCTTGCTGCGGGCAAGGCGAATGATGATGTTGGCCGAAAGTTCGCCAGCCAGCTGCTTCATGTGGTCGTATTCGGAGGCGAAGAGTTCGGGCATAAAGCGCTGTACCAGGGCTTCCATTTCTTCGTGCGAGAAGCTGGTGGTGCGGCCCGTTTCTTCGTACACGGCCATGATGGCGTCGTATATCTGGCCCACGGCAGGGTGCTTTTTGGAGACCTGCTGGTCGTTGGGCAGATTGAGGTTGGCGTTGATCCAGTAGGCAACGCCCGCGCGGCCCGTCTTGTCGGTAATGATGATGGGCACCGGGCGGCCAAGCAGATGCTTGGTGTCGAAGATGTTGTATATCTCTTCGTTCTTGGCCAGGCCGTCGGCGTGCACGCCCGCGCTGGTGGCGTTGAAGTCGCGGCCCACAAAGGGATAGTTGTGGGGAATGCGGTAGTGCAGTTCTTTTTCAAAGAAATCGGCAACTTCGCTCAGAATCGTGGTGTCTGCGGCGGCATCGTCGCCCGTAAGCGAAATGTATTCCACCAGCAGGGCTTCCAGCGGGGTGTTGCCCGTGCGTTCGCCAAAGCCGAACAGTGTGCCGTTGACCGCGCCGCAGCCGTAGAGCCATGCGGTGACGCCGTTGACCAGCACCTTGTGGAAGTCGTTGTGTCCGTGCCATTCAAGCCACTGACCGGGAACGCCGGCCTCGTCCGTAAAGCAGCGCACAATGCGCTGCACCGAGCGGGGTAGCGCCGCACCAGGGTAGGGGACGCCGTAGCCCATGGTGTCGCACAGGCGGATTTTGACCGGCATGCCGCTCTGGCGCGAAAGCTCCATGAGACGTTGGGCCAGGGGCAGGCAGAAGCCGTAAATATCGGCTCTGGTCACGTCTTCAAAGTGGCAGCGGGGGATGATGCCCCATTCCAGCGCCTGCTCGGCCATGCCCACATACATGTCCATGGCCTGCTGGCGGGTTTTGCCCAGCTTGAGAAAAATATGGTAGTCCGACACGCTGGTGAGCATGCCGGTTTCGTCAAATTCCATGTCGCGCGCAAGCTTGAGGTCTTCCTTGGTGGCGCGTATCCAGGCGGTCACACGCGGAAAGCGGTAGCCTCTGGCGCGGCATACATCAATGCACTTGCGGTCTTTGGCCGAGTACAGAAAAAATTCCGAAGCCGTGATGAGTCCTGTTTTTCCGCCGAGTCGGTGCAGAAAATCGAACATCTTTGCCACTTGCTTGACCGTATAGGGGGGGCGGGCCTGCTGGCCGTCGCGAAAGGTCGTGTCGGTAATGCGCATTTGATCTGCCGGTCGGGGGGACAGCAGAACCTCGTCAAACGAGGTGCGGCAAACGCTGGTGTAAGGGAAAAGCTCACGGTAGAGCTGCGGTTTTTCCGGCTCCTGCATGACCAGGGTACGGCTGCCTCCAGTTTGGTGAATAATGTTGCTCATTGGGTGTCCGCCCTGCTAGCGCTATGCGCGTGGTAAAAATTGTTGCCGTAAGCCGCTAAGATAGCGGTTTATAGCCCTTGCGTCCAGTATATCTGGTGCTGCGCCCCCGGCGGCACTTGCCAGAAGGCCAAAAATAAAGGAATGTCTTTGGCTGCAAGCGCGGCGGTCTATGGGAGAGCGGACGCGCTTTTTCTGAAGGAGCGGGCATGTCTGATTGTGTGCGCTACCCGGCGCCGGGTTGCGTGGTGGAATATATGGAAGGCAATGCCGTGCAGATTGCCCTGGTCACTGAAGAGGTCGGGGGCAGGCTGCGGCTACTGTTACCCAACAGAAGGGAAACCCGGCTCAATTCTTCGCGCCTGCTGCCCTGGATAGGGCCCATGCACGGGGCGGATATGGGGCGGGAAGACGCAGTGCGCGTGCTTGAAGCGCACAGACAAAACCGCGAAGATATGGCCGTCCAGATCCCCGTCATGGACGTGTGGGAACTCGCCCAGGGCGAAGTGGAAGCGGCCCCGGCAAGCTGGTTTGCCGAGCTTTTTGAAAGCGACCCCACCACCGATCATGTGGCTGCCTATGGCCGCGCCCTGCTGGCCTGCAAAAGTCATTTTCGTTTTCAGCCCCCGGATTTTCAGGTTTTTTCAGCCGACATGGTTGAAAAACGCATGGCCGAGGAGAAAATCCGCCTTGAGCGCGAATCGCTTATTGCAGGCGGAGCCGCCTTTCTGCGCCTTCTGTGGGATGTTGCCTGCCGCAAGCGCGAGCTGCCCCAGCCCCCGCGCGAGGGCGCTGCCCTTGGCGAATGGCCCTCGCAGGAAGTGGCAGAGCGCCTAGAAGAAGTTCTTTTTTCCCGCATGATTGATCCTGAAAGTCAGGAATGGGAAAACATCTGGCGCACCCTGAGCAAGGGCATGCCGGATGTGCCGCATCTGCCCCTGCAACTGCTGGTGGCCTGGGGCAAGGTGCCACCGCACTATAATTTCTGGCTTGACCGCGCGGGCTATGCCTCGGGCGATACTTGGTGGCAGGCTTGCGCCGACGAGGTTGAATCCCTTGCCGCCGCAGGGCGCGACCCCCAGGCAGCCCTTGCCAAGAACGGACAGCCAGGCAGTCTTGATGTTTGCGATCTGCCCTGCATCAGCATAGACAGCGCAACCACGCGCGATGTGGACGATGCCTTTCATGTGGAGGCGGAGGGCGACGGCTGGGCCCTGACCCTCATGCTGGCCTGCCCCTCGCTGTTCTGGAATTTTGGCGGACCGCTGGACAAGATGGTGCTGCACCGCGGCACCAGTATCTATCTGCCGGAAGGCGACTGCCACATGCTGCCCGAAGTGCTGGGCACGGACGCCTATTCGCTGCTGGCTGGCCAGACGCGCCCCGCCCTGAGCGTGCTCGTGCATGTGGCGGCGGACGGCACCCTTGGCGAGTGCGAGATTTCGGTTGTGCAGACCAGCCTTGCCGCTAACCTGACCTATGTGGACAGTCAGGCTGTGCTTGACGCGCAGGCCGCAGGCGAACCCCTGCCGCAGAACGCGGCCACGCCCTATGCCGAACAGCTGCGTCTGGGCCTTGAACTTGCCCGTCAGCGGCAGACCGCCCGCATCGCGGACGGCGCGGTAATCATGGACAGGCCCGACCCTGTCATACGTCTTGAGGGCGAAGGGGCAGATGTGCGCGTGGAAGTTGGGCTGGATTATCAGGCCTCGGACGCGCAGATGCTGGTGGCGGAAATGATGATTCTTGCCAGCGCCGCTGTGGCCCAGTGGGCCGCGGACCAGGGCGTCGCCATGCTGCACCGCGTGCAGGATGTGGCCCTGCCCAGAGAATACGCGGGCATCTGGACGACGCCGCAGGACATGACGCGCATCATGCGCGCGCTCACGCCCTCAGGCCTTGAGGTGCAGGCCCGGCCCCACGCGGCCCTCGGGCTTGCGCGCTACACCCCTGTGACCTCGCCGCTCAGGCGTTATCCCGATCTTGTCAACGAAGAACAGTTGGTGCATTTTTTCCGTACTGGCGCGCCGCGCTGGACAGAAGCCGAGCTGACAGACCTGCTCAACGTGCTTTCGCCCGCACTGGACGCGGCGGGGCAGGTGCAGCGCTTCCGCCCGCGCTACTGGAAGCTGCTCTTCTTCCGCCAGAAGGGCGACAAAGTCTGGTGGAACGGCGTCATCACTGAAGAAAACGATGCTTTTATTACCGTGAGCCTGCCTGACCAGGGTATGTTTGTACGCGGTAAAAGGCGGCTCTTTGACGAGCGCTCGCACCCCGGCCTTGCCGTGGACGTGCGTATCGGCAAGGTGCAGCCCCTGTATAATGAAATCATGATTCTGGAAGCGGTTACGGCGGGCTAGACCAGCCTTTCGCTTCAGTCGGGCTGCGTCCCTCTTGGCCTGCGTGCCGACAGGTATTTGCGCTGCCATGTAAGATTGTGTTTTTAAGAGGACTTTTGGGGTTTTCGGGCATATCTGCCCGTATTTTCAGAGGCTTGCAGCGGAGAATTATATGCTGGAAGTATTGTGGATTGCTCTGGCCTATGTGCTTGGTTCTGTGCCGTGGGGCCTTGTTATCGCCAAGACCTTTTGCCGCATAGACCCGCGTGAAAGCGGCAGCCGCAGCACCGGGGCCACCAATGTGGCCCGCCTGTGCGGCTTTGGCTGGGGTGTGGCAACCCTTGCGTGCGACGTCTGCAAGGGGGCTGTGCCCGTGTGGCTGGCCTTTCGCATCAATCCCTCGCCCGTATTTGTGAGCGTGGTGGGCCTGGCCTGCGTGCTTGGGCACGTTTTTTCGTGCTTCATGAAGTTCAAGGGCGGCAAGGCTGTTGCCACCAGTATTGGCGTGTTCCTCCCCCTGGCTTTCTGGCATCTGCTGGCGGCCTCGGCCCTGTGCTGCCTTGTTATCTGGCGCAGCGGCTTTGTTTCGCTGGGTTCGCTCACGCTGGTCGTGGCGCTGGCCGTGGCGCTGGCCGTTACCGGCCAATGGGCCTGGCTGCCTTTGGCCCTGTGCGTGTGCGCCGTGGTGGTCTGGAAGCACAAGGAAAACATCGCCCGACTGCGTGCAGGAACAGAAAACAGCTGGCTCAAGGGCAAGCATTCGGAAAAACAGGAAGACAAGGGATAGCCTGGCTTTCCCGCAGATTTCGGCAATGTTGCGGCCCTCTGTGCCGCCATTGTCACAGCCACAAGCGCCCCTGGCCGCAAAGTGTTTTTGCAGACCAGAGGTGAGGATGGGGATTGCAAAGCCCCTTCCTGATGTCATTATCAAGGAGTTTCTCTCATGGCGCATGCGGATTTTCCGGCCTATCGCGGCCGCATGGAGTATGTTTGTCTTGACTGCGGCGCGCGTCATCCCGGCGACAGCCTGCTGTACACCTGCCCGCAGTGCGGCGGCGTGTTTCTGCTGGAAAACCTGGATTTCGACAAACTGAAAGAACGCAGCGGCGCAGAGTGGCGCGAGCTTTTTGACGCCCGCTCCGCCAGCCGCAGCACCGCGCTTCGGGGGATATTCCGTTTTTACGAGCTGCTTGCTCCCCTGCTGGACGAAGACGATATCGTGTATCTGGGCGAAGGCATCACGCCGATTATTGAAGCGGCCCCGGCCCTGCGCGACCGCGTGGGCGTGCCCTTTGCCTACAAGAACGACGGTCAGAACCCCAGCGCGTCCTTTAAGGATCGCGGCATGGCCTGCGCGTTCAGCTACCTCAAGTGGCTGTGCCGCCGCAACAAATGGGACGAAGTGCTGACCGTGTGCGCCTCCACTGGTGATACCTCGGCGGCGGCGGCCCTCTACGCCTCGTATGTGGGCGCGCCCCTCAAGAGCGTGGTGCTTCTGCCCCACGGCAAGGTGACACCCCAGCAGCTTTCGCAGCCGCTTGGCAGCGGAGCAACCGTGCTTGAGCTGCCCGGCGTGTTTGACGACTGCATGAAGGTGGTCGAGCTGCTGGCAGAAAATTACCGCGTGGCCCTGCTCAATTCCAAGAACAGCTGGCGCATCCTCGGGCAGGAATCCTACGCGTATGAAACAGCCCAGTGGTACGGCTGGGACATGACTGATCTGTGCCTCTTTGTGCCCATCGGCAATGCGGGCAACGTCACGGCCATCATGTGCGGATTTTTGAAAATGCTGGAGCTCGGCATCATCTCCTCGCTGCCCCGCGTATTCGGCGTCCAGTCCGAGCATGCCGACCCGGTGTGGCGTTATTACGATGCGCCCAAGGATGCCCGCCACTGGCAGCCCGTAACCGTCACGCCCAGCGTGGCGCAGGCCGCCATGATCGGCAACCCCGTTTCATTCCCGCGTGTGCGCAAGCTGGCGGAGGTATTTATCGAAAAAGGCGGCGAAGGGGCCTTTCAGGTGGTGCGCGTGACCGAACAGCAGATCATGGACGCCATGATTGTTGCCAATCGTCACGGCCATATTGCCTGCACCCAGGGCGGAGAATGCCTTGCTGGCCTCATGAACGCCAAGGCCCTTGGCCTGATCAGCGACAAGGAGCATGCCGTGCTTGACGCGACGGCCCATGCGCTCAAGTTCGCTGGTTTTCAGGACATGTATTTTAACGACTCCTTCCCGCCGGAATACGGCGTCACGCCAGACAAGAGTCTGGCCAACAAGCCGGAACTGCTCCTGCCCGAAAGTGCCCGTCAGGGGCGTGAAGTGGCCGAATTTGCCCGCATGGGGGCGGATGCCGTGGCTGGACGACTTTCTTTACAAAAAAAGTAAAGTTTATATTTTAGAAGCCGATAATCAAAGAAGCGGCAGCGCAGATCTGTTGCGCTGCCGCTTCTTTTTTGCTGTGCGGAATGCCGCCCCTGCTCTGGTACGTAGATTGCGTGGTATTTGAAGAATTGCCGCGTTGCGGGCTGCATGGCGTGATCTCTTGGGGAATTATCATCCTCCCGAAATGGGAGGTGCCGCATATGAATCCCCAAGGATCAATGTGCTAAGATGATAGGTTTATTACGCAAAGGATGTTTTTATGTTTTCACGCAGTATCAGGACTGCCATGTTGCTGGTCATCAGCATTGTGGTACTGGCGGTGCAGTCGGCTCTGGTTGTTGTCGTAACGCGCATGGGGGATGAGGCGAACCTTAAGGCGAGCACTCACGAAATGGATCTCACCGCGGACACGGTAAGCAAATCCCTGGGCGATTTTGGAACACAGCTCAGCATGTTCATAAACGGAGTTTCCAAACCGCCGCGACTGCGTGAATTTCTGCTTACGGGCGAAGACAAAAAAGGCGCGGAAGTTTTTCTTGCCGCCATGTCGCAAGCCGCGCCCGAAATAAATACGCTCTATCTGTTTGATGCCTCGGGCAAGCAGGTTATTCTGTGTGCTCAGGGCAAACTGGGCAAGGTTAACGATCTGGCGGAGCGCGAGTACATAAAGACCGCACTGGCTGGCAAGGCGGGTTACAGTTCTGCCCCGCTCAGGAGCATTGCCACGGGCAAGCTCATAGTCAGCGTCACTACGCCCATTTTTGACGACAAAGGAAAAGTGGTTGGAGGTGTTGGCATGTCCTACGACATAGACACCCTGACCAAAAACCTCAAGGGCATAACCATAGGTAAAACTGGCCGTGTCATTGTGGTTTCGCCCGAGGGCGTTGTGATCAGCCATGTGGACAGCGAGCTTATTCTCAAGGATATGGCCGGGGAACCGGGCGTCAGTGAAATGGTCAAGGCTGATTCCGGCAATGGCGTGGAATTTATGCGTAACGGCGAGAAACGCATGCTGGCGTGGGATGTGGCCCCCAACTGGAACTGGCGCGTGGGCGTGACAGTGAGCCGTGATGAAATAGAGGCCCCTGCCCATGAGCAGCGTAACGTTATGCTGGTGGTGGGCTTTATCACTATTCTGTCTCTGGTGGGCATTTGTCTGTTTGCGCTGGACAAGGTGGTTGTGCGCCCCTTGCGGCAGTTGCAGGCTTTTGCTTCAGACGTTGCGGACGGCAATCTTGAGTCCTCCCTGACGATCAACCTGCGCAATGAAATTGGTCATCTGGCTGACAGCCTGCGCAGCATGGTAGGCAGTCTCAAGGCCAAGATCGCCGAGGCTGATGAAAAAAGCCGTCTGGCGCAGGAAGAATCGGAACGCGCCGCCAGTGCAACAAAAGAAGCTGAAGCCGCCCGCATGGCTGCCGAACAGGCCAAGGCCGATGGCATGCTGCATGCCGCCACCGAGCTTGAAGGCGTTGTGGAGG encodes the following:
- a CDS encoding methyl-accepting chemotaxis protein, with translation MFSRSIRTAMLLVISIVVLAVQSALVVVVTRMGDEANLKASTHEMDLTADTVSKSLGDFGTQLSMFINGVSKPPRLREFLLTGEDKKGAEVFLAAMSQAAPEINTLYLFDASGKQVILCAQGKLGKVNDLAEREYIKTALAGKAGYSSAPLRSIATGKLIVSVTTPIFDDKGKVVGGVGMSYDIDTLTKNLKGITIGKTGRVIVVSPEGVVISHVDSELILKDMAGEPGVSEMVKADSGNGVEFMRNGEKRMLAWDVAPNWNWRVGVTVSRDEIEAPAHEQRNVMLVVGFITILSLVGICLFALDKVVVRPLRQLQAFASDVADGNLESSLTINLRNEIGHLADSLRSMVGSLKAKIAEADEKSRLAQEESERAASATKEAEAARMAAEQAKADGMLHAATELEGVVEAVTTASEELSAQVEQASRGAESQTARVGETATAMEEMNATVLEVARNAGQAAESAKTAKNKAESGADVVARVVKDISRIQTSAVELKTEMTSLGKQAESTGQILGVISDIADQTNLLALNAAIEAARAGEAGRGFAVVADEVRKLAEKTMTATKEVGDAIRDIQNGTRKNVGNVEQVVGMIDTATTLASTSGEALNEIVELVDATAQQVQSIATAAEEQSSTSEEINRSIEDVNRISLETSSAMQHSAGAVSDMAQQAQVLRGLISSMKSGN